CGTGCACGGCCTCGGCGGTGGACATCACGGTGCCGGGGCGCTCGACGTCCCAACCCTCGGCCGAGCGGCCGGTGCGCAGGTCGCGGAAGACCGTGACCAGGACGTCGAGTACCGCGTCGTCGACTCCGAAGGCGGCGCCGGCCCGCTGCACGGCGGCGGTGGCGCGGTCCCGGACGAGCGACATCTCGGCGCCCGCGTCGGCGATCGGCTGGACGGTCTCGAAGTTGAAGCGCCGCTTGAGTGCGGCGGACATCTCCGAGACGCCGCGGTCGCGCAGGTTCGCGGTGCCGATCACGGTGAAGCCCGGGGCGGCGGCCACCGTGCCGTCCGCGGAGCCGGCCAGCTCCGGGACGCTGATCCGGCGGTCGGAGAGGATCGACACCAGCGCGTCCTGGACCTCCGGGAGGCAGCGGGTGATCTCCTCGATCCGGGCGACCCGGCCGGTGCGCATGGCGGTCATCACCGGCGAGGCCACCAGCGCCTGCGGCGTCGGCCCCTGGGCCAGCAGCAGCGCGTAGTTCCAGCCGTAGCGGAAGGCGTCCTCGGTGGTGCCGGCGGTGCCCTGGACGGTGAGCTCGCCGGTGCCGCTGACCGCGGCCGCGAGCAGCTCGGAGAGCATCGACTTGGCGGTGCCGGGCTCGCCGACGAGCAGCAGCCCGCGCTCGCCCGCGAGGGTGACCACGCAGCGTTCGACCAGGGCCCGCTCGCCGACGAACTTCGGCGCGACCACCAGCTTGGCCGGCAGTTCGCCGTCCTTGCGGCGGCGCGGCGGCAGGGTGAGGGCCTCGCCCCCGCTGCCGCAGACGAACGTCACCACGGCGGCCGGGGTGAGGGCCCAGCCGGGCGGCCGCGGGCCGTCGTCGTGGGCGGCGAGGAAGGCGAGCTCGGCGGCGTACCGCTCCTCGGCGGGCACGATCTGCCGGGGCTGCGGGATCGTCGCCGGTTCGGTGGTCGGAGGCATGTCGGGTCCTTCGGAGTCGGATCGGTCGGGGCCGGGGATGCGGTGCTCCGCACCCCCGGCGGTGGCCGGCGGACCGGCCGGTGGCGCGGTCAGCGGCGGCGTGCGCGGGCCCGCCGGACCTTCAGTTCCTCGAAGCGCGGCAGGTCGCCGTCGAGCAGGCGCTGCCAGGAGCGGCGGTAGAGCGCCGCAGCGGGCTCGGTGGGCACGCTGATGCCCAGCGGGGCGGTCGTCCCGCCGGCCGGTGCCAGGACCGGCAGCTTCCAGGTCTCCAGCGGCAGGTGCGGCGAGCGGAGCTCCGTCCAGCCGCCGGGCAGGAACAGCGCGCGCCCGGCCCGGCTGCGTCCGGCCTCGACGACCAGGTCGCCGGCGGACAGTTCGGCCCGTGCCGCCTTCATCCGGGCGGGCCGCCAGCCCGTCCAGCGCGCGGTGTTGCGGTCGGTGGGGTCGGGCATCGCCAGCAGCATCAGGTAGAGCGCGGCGGCGTCCTCGCCGATGCCGTGCCGGGCGGCCGCGGCGGCGACCAGGTCGGGCACCGAACGCGTCGGGTCCTGCGGCCACCAGGTGCCGTCCTTGCCGCGGGCACCGGCCACCGGCTCGCCCGGGTCCGCGAGCAGGGCTTCGAACGCGGCGGTGCGGGCCAGCCGCAGGGCGGCCTCCGCCGGGAACGGCACGTCGCCGTCGACCCGCAGGGCGGGCAGGTACGGGTCCTCGCCCGCCGCGTCGAGCAGCGCCGTGCGGATGCCCGGGGCGGGCTGGCTGTCGTGCGTGGCCATGAGCACCGCGCCGTAGCGCTCCCAGCCGGGGGCGGTCTCGGTCGGGGCCCCGGCCACCTTCTGGAAGGCCGGCAGGCTGACGTAGCGGCCCAGGTCGAGGATCAGCCCGGGGTGGGCCAGGCGCTCCCGGACGGCGGCCAGCGCGGCCGGCAGCGCGGCGCGCACCGGGTCGCCGGCCGGCAGCCGGTGGGCCAGCCAGGCGGTCATGGCGACCGCCCCGACCAGGGTCCTGGCGGTGAAGCCGGTGGCCTTGTCGTCGACCGGCACGCACCGGTCGCCGCGGACGGTCCAGTCCAGGTCCCGGTCGAGCTCGGGGGCCGCGGCCGGGTCGAGGACGGCGGCCAGCGACCGGGTGGCCGCCCACTCGGTGCGCACCGCCCGGTTCGCCTCGGCGAGCAGCGCCTCCGGCACGGCGACCCGCCGGCCGACCGCGGCGTTCCACACCGCGGCCGCGGCGGCGACGTCCGGGCCGTCCGTCCACAGCCGGGCCGGGTCGGCGGGCAGCAGGGCGGCCACCACGCGCTGCCGGGTGCCGGCGGCGACGGTGCGCAGCTCGTCCTTGGCGACCGCGGCGTCGGCCACCTTGAGGCCGAGCAGGGTGCGGTCCGCGGTCGGCAGGAAGCTCCGCTCGTAGGCCTCGATCTGCGGCAGGCCGGCCACGACCAGCGCCGCCATGGTGCCGGTGAGCCCGGTGAGGCGCGCGAACTCCTCGGCCGCGGCCGGGAACCACGGTGCCGGGCCGCGTGCGGACACCTCGGCGAGCAGCCGCGGCGCCCGGTCGTCGGCCGGTCCGGCCACCGGCTCCGAGGACAGCACCGTGTACGGCGCCGGGACGTCGAAGCGGCCGCTCGGGTCGTGCTGCAGCACCGTGGACTCGGTGTCGCTGGCAGCGGTCACGTCGGTGTCGGCGAAGAGCAGGAACGCGCCGCCGCCGAGCGGGACGAGGGCGTCCCGGTCGCCGTGGCGGACGGAGCCGTCGGCGGCGAGCAGGTGGCCGGCCGTCAGGTGCAGCCGCACCCGGCGCCAGCGGGCCGCCCCCTCGGGGGTGGTCAGCCCGAGGCCGTCCAGCGCGTGCAGCAGCTCGGCGAGGGCCGCGCGGTCCTCGTCGGCGCCGACCGGGGCGGCCGCGCGCAGCGCCACCGGGCCGGCCAGTTCGGGCAGCCGCAGCCAGTCGATCCGGGCGTACGGCAGGGCGGGGCCGTCCAGGTGGAGCGTGCCGGGGGCGGCCGGCTCCGCGTCGGGGCGGCAGGCCGCGGCGAGGAAGTCCAGCTGTGCGGCGGTGTAGCGGGCCTGCGCGTTGCCGTACCAACTGCCGACGCAGCCGAGGCCGCTGAGGGCGGCGCGCAGCCGGTGGTCGGTCGGGCCGGTCGGTGCGGCAGGCTCGCCGACACCGGCGAGCCGGTCGGCCAGGCGCTTGGCGACCGCGTCGAGGGACTGCTGCTGGGCGGCGGCGAACCGCACCACACCGGCGATGCCGGCCGCGAGCGCGTCGTCGCCGACGGCGGGCAGCAGGGCGCGGACGGCGGCCGTCAGCTCCTCCGGCTTCTTGGGGTCGGCCGCGCCGGCGGCCTTGAGCAGGCCCGCGGCGGTGTCGGCGTCGATCCGGCGCAGCGCCGCGGACCCCTGCGGGTCGCGCGGCCGCAGGCAGTGCCAGTAGCGCATCGGGGGAGGATCAGGGTGCCCTCGGCGAACGTGCCGGGCGCGTCGTCGGTCCGGGCGGTGGCGGTGACCACGCCGTCCGGGTCGACCAGGCGCATCCGGTAGGTCTCCCGGACGACGGCCTGCGGCCGCTCCGCGCCGGGGAAGAGCACCAGCCGGGTCGGCACGCCGGCGCCCGCGGGCAGGGTGACGGAGTGTCCGGCGGCGTCCTCGCCGCGGACCGCGCCGTCGGGCAGTTCGACGGTGCGCCAGGCCAGCACGCCGTCGGCCGGGGCCCCGGCCGGGGTCTGCTCGGCCGATGCGGCGGGCATCACCCAGCCGGAGCGGAAGGTGCTGCCCGCCGGGGCGTCGCGCAGGGCGTCCGCGAGGAACCCGGGGAGCGCGGCGCGGCCGAGCGCGCCGGTCGCCGGGTCGTACTCGTGCCAGCCGAAGGGGGTGTCCTCGCCGCTGCGGGCCCAGGCCCAGAACGAGGTGCCGTCGCCGATCACCCGGCGCTCGCCGGGCAGCGCGGTGTCGCCGGCGTGGACGACGCCGTCGCCGGTCGTCCGGCCGCCGCCGGGCAGCGGCAGGCCGAAGGTGCGCAGGTTGCCGAGCCAGGTCATCCGGGTGCCGCGGACGCTGGTGCCCTCGGGCATGGTGAAGGTGCGGTCGGGGGCGGTGTGCCAGTAGCCGACCTTGCGGTGGTTCTGGGCGCGCGAGCACCACTGGACGAGCAGCGAGCCGTCGACGTGGTGGAAGCCCGGGTCCGAGCCGGTGTCGCCGGCGGGTATCCGCAGGTCGTGGGTGAGCACGGTGCCCTCGGCGCCGATCACCCGGGCCTGGCTCGGGCCGGCCACGACGAGGTGCGGCCAGGCGTCGGCGACCACGAGGTCGTCGACGTCCTTGCGGGGGACGAGCGTGGCGACGGCCTCCTCCCAGGCGGGCCAGCCGAGTTCGTCCAGCAGGCCGCCGCGCAGGGTGCGGGCGAGCACCTCGGAGACGTCGGTGCCGGCGGCGGCCTGGACGGCGTCCTCGGCCAGCACCAGCACCTCGCCGGGCAGCCACCCGATCCGCCGCAGGGCGTCGGGCAGGTCGGGGAGGCCGGCGGCGGAGGACTCGGCGGCGACCTCGGCCGTCCACGCGGCGAGCATCGGCCGGCCGCCGGGGAGCGAGCGAGCACGCCGAGCGCGGTGCGGCCGTCGTGGTCGTCGGAGATCCGCCGCGCGCCGCGGCCGAACGCCGCGCGGAACCGCGGGTCCGCCTCCAGCGCGAGCAGGTCGCGCCGCTCCTCCTTGAGCGCCCAGGGCTCCAGCAGCAGCGTGGTGTTGTCCACCGGGTCGGCGACCGGCACGTCGAGGGCGAGCAGCAGGTCGAGCAGGTCGACGTCGCCCTCGGTGACGCGCACGGTGCCGCCGGCGGTGAGTTCGGTGCGCAGCCGCCCGGCCATCCGCTCCACCAGCCCGTAGAGGGCGGGGATCGGGCCGCGGCTGCGCCAGCCGGTGCCGCGCCAGGCGAGGAAGCGCTCCAGCCAGCCGGCCGCACCGTCGGCGGGGCCGGCGGAGTCCGGGCCCGCGTCGTCGAGCAGGCCCGCGGTGGCGCCGGACTCCTCCAGGATCTCCAGCCACAGCCCGGGCAGTTCGCGGTCCTCGGACAGCGGGGTCAGGTCGAGCAGCGTCCGCCGGACGGCGCCGTCCGCGCGGGCCAGGGCCACCAGGGCCTGGCGGTGGCCCCTCCACCAGCCGGCGGCGGCGCGCAGCGTCGCGGGCAGGGTGAGCAACTCGGCGAGGTAGGCGCTCTCGGCGGCCTCGGGGTCGGCGCCTGCGGCCCGGGCCAGCCGGCGCAGGTCGGTGGCCATCCGGGCGGACGGCGGCAGGCCGCCCGCGGTGCGGCGCACGCACAGCAGTCGGAAGCGTTCGAACGCCTCGGTGGCGGGCACCCGGGCAGTGAGCTCCTTGGCGTAGCCGGACAGCACCTTGACGGGCAGTGCGCCGGCCAGCGCGAACTCCAGGAAGACGGCGTCCAGCCGCTGTTCGTCCAGCGGCAGGCCGTGCTCGGCCTCCGCGCGGCGGGCCCGGCCGAACAGCTGTGCGGCGTAGGCGGCGTTCTCCAGGCCGAGGAAGACCCGGCCGGCCTGCTCGTAGAAGGTCGGCAGGAAGTGCGGCACGGCGGAGGCCAGCCGGCCGGCGAGCTCCTGGTAGGCGTCGAGGGCGGCCTTCGGCTTGGACTTGGCCTGGCGGGCGACCCGCTCCAGCTCCGGCATCAGGCCGAGGGCGTGCCGGCCGTCGGCCGGGTGGTGGGCGAGGACCCACTCGGGGAAGCCGAGGGCCTGGCGCAGGCCGAGCCCGACCTCGGCCGGTCCGGCGGCCGGCTCCAGGCCGAGGTAGCCGGCGGCGAGGTCCTCGGCGGCGCCGAGTTCGGCCGCCACCAGCCGGACGACCACCCGGTCGTCCAGGCCCGGGTGACGGTACGTCCGGGCGGTCAGCGGGACGGCGCGCTCGCCTGCGCCGCGGGTGCCGGGCGGCAGCACGCCGCCGGCCTGGAGCAGCTCGACGGCCTGCCGCTCGGTCGTGTCCGCGTCGTACGTCATGCGTCCTTGCCTTCCTCGACGGTGCGGCCGGCGTACAGCGCAGCGGCCATGCGCATTCCTTCGGACCAGGCGACCGGGGGGACGTCGGGGAGCGTGACCGCCCGGCCGTCGGCGTCCTGCCAGCCGAGGCCGCCGGTCTCCGAGTCGCCGTCCCAGTACGGTTCGCCGATCCACACGGTGGCCTCGGTGGTGCTGCCGCCGTCGCGGACACGGCAGGTGGCGTAGCCGCCGGAGACCCGGTAGCCGAGGGCGGAGGCCCGTGCGGCGAGGCCGAACCGGGACGGGTAGCGGCCGCCGGCGAAGTCCTTGACCTGGGTGGCCTTCTCGGCGAGGTCGGCGGGCTTGTGCCAGACCGCCCGGTGGATCTGGTCGACGCCCTGGACGACGCCCAGTTCGGAGGCGAACTCGCGCAGCTCCTCCAGGTCGGGGAGGAGCACCGGGTGGGGCAGGGTCACCGTGGCGGGGGAGATCCGGACGGTCTCGCCGTCCAGGTCGACCAGCCGGACCTCGCCCTCGGGAGTGACGTCGCGCAGGAACCCGGCCTGGTCGGGGTCGTCGCCGACCACCACGAGGTCGCGCAGCGCGGCCCGCCAGGCCTCGTCGGGCCAGACCCGGGCGAGCAGCCCGGTCGGTACCGGCAGCGAGGACACCATCCAGGCGTCCACCTGGGCGGAGCAGGAGGCGGCGTGACGGTCCAGCCACTCGGTGAACCGGCGCAGCCGGTCGGTCTCCGGGTGCTCCCGGACGGCCTTCGGCAGCGACTTCAACTGCCTGCCGGCCGATCGGCCCGTCGTCGACCGGGCCGTCACCCGTCCCTCCACGAGGGCGACTTCGTAGCCCTCACCCGCTGCCAGCCAAGCCATCGGTCCCCACCTCTTGTCCGTCCGGTCATGGAAAACGCCGCAGACCGAGGGAAATGCGGACACCTCGGCGCGGTGATGACGGGAACGCTAGCGGCCGCTTCGGACAACCGGTCCACGCGGGAGGCCGTCATCCGCCGCAGGCCGCACGGTGTCCGGCCGGTTCGTACCCGTGGGTGGGCGACCGGCCCGCCCGGGGGAGGCCCACCCTCTCCTGCATACCGCGTATGTGCTCCCGGTCCAGGTGCTGTGGAGCGTCACCGCCCACTGCCCCGTCGGGTGTCCCTTCCGCCGGTCGTCCGGGTGCGGCGTGTCGCATGGAGTTCCTCCCGGAAGGGCAGTCGCCAGGCCCGTACCCTGCCCCCGGGCCGCCGGTCGGCGCCCGCAGCGCGATCCGAGGAGAACACGGTGTCATCGAGGAGCGGTGGATCCCCCGCCACGGACCGGGGCGCGACCAGCGAGTCCCTGGCGCTGGCCGGCATGCTGTTCGCGGTGTCGATGACCTTCATCGACCAGACCATCGTGTCCATCGCCGCACCGAGCATCATCCGCGAACTCGGGCTGTCCGCGGCCGGGATGCAGTGGGTGGTCAACGCCTACCTGCTGTCCCTGGCCGCGTTCTTCGCCCTCGGCGGCCGGATCGCGGACATCCTCGGCCACCGCCGGATCATGCTGTTCGGCACCCTGGTGTTCGTCGCCGCCTCGGTGCTGTGCGGGGCCGCCCCGTCCGGCTCCGGGGCCGAGGCCTGGCTGATCGTCTTCCGCGCCGTCCAGGGCTTCGGCGCGGCGCTGATGTTCCCGGCCGCCCTCGCCGTCGTCGTCGAGGTCTTCCCGGTCGAGCGCCGCGGCCGGGCCCTGGCGCTGTTCTTCGGGGTGGCGGGCGGACTCACCGCGGTCGGGCCGATCCTCGGCGGCTGGCTGACCAGTTGGACGTGGCGGGCGATCTTCTGGGTCAACGTGCCCGTCGCGGTGATCGCCGTCGTCCTCACCCTCCGGGCGCGGATCCGCAACACCCCGCGCCCCGAGCCGGTCGACAGGCTCGGCGCCGTGCTCGTCGCGGTCGGCATGGGGCTGAGCGTGCTCGGCCTCCAGCAGGCCTCCGTCTGGGGCTGGGGCAGCGCCGCGACCTGGCTCTGCATCATCGGCGGCCTCGCCGTGCTCGTCCTCTTCGTCCTCGCCGAACTGCGCAGCAGCGACCCGCTGATCACCATGCAGGTCTTCAAGGACCGGGCGTTCGCGGTCGACAACGCGGTGCTGTTCTTCGCGATGATGGCCTTCGTCCCGGTGTTCTTCTTCGCCTCGGTCTACGCACAGGTCGCGCTCGGCTACACCGCCAACCAGGCCGGCCTCTACCTGCTGCTGTTCTTCGCGGGGTTCGGTCCGGCCTCGCAGATCGGCGGCCGGATCCTGGACAAGCGCGGTGCGCGGCCCGCCATGCTCCTCGGCACGCTGATCGGGGCGGTCGGCTTCGCACTCTGGGCGATGAAGATCACCGACCTGTCGCTGAGCGCCCAGTGGATCTACATCGTGCTCTCCGGTGTCGGCATCGGACTGCTGCTCACCCCCGCCTCCACCGATGCGGTCAACCGGGCGATCGGCCGGTCCTACGGCGAGGTCACCGGCATCACGCAGACCGTCCGCAACTACTCCGCGAGCGTCAGCCTCGCCGTCCTGGGCACCGTGCTGCTGCACACCGCCGCCAACAAGATCACCGAGACCCTGGAGCACAGCGGCCTGCCAGCCGGGCTGGCCCGCTCCACGGCGGAGCAGATCACCCACAGCTTCTCCGGCTCCGGCGGCGGTGGCGGGCAGGGCGGGGTGAGTTCCGCCGCGCTGGACGCCATCCGCGCCGACTACGCCGCGGCCAACCGGCCGGTGCTGCTCGGCATGGCCGCGGCCCTCGCCGTCGCCTTCCTGTGCGCGCTGTTCCACCCCGGCACCCGGGTCACCTCCGAGGCCGGGCCGACTGCCGCGCCACTGCCGGACGACGCCGTGCGCCCCGCCTGACACCGCGCCGGGCCCGGAGCGCCAGGGCACGCCGTACGGACGGTCAGGACGCGTCGTCCGTGCGGCCCGGCGCATCGGCCGGCCGCCGATCGGTCATCGAGGACAGCCCGCGGACGACAGGGCCCCGGCTGCGGCCGGCCACGGCCGGCCCCGGCGGGCTCAGTACGGGAGCGGCCGGCCGGACGGCGTCCGCAGGTCGAGCGGCGGCCGCGGGCGGCCCTGGCTGGGGCGCGTGGTGATCCTGATCCTGGTCATCGCAGTCGCCTCCTCGGCCGTACGGTGCACCGGCGCAATTCCCGGTTGCGCGTTTCGTACCCGCACCGGGGCCGCGTCATACCCGCGACGGCAAAGCTCCGCACGCAGGCTGACCGGCCGTCAATCCGTCCGGCCCGCCGCGGTGGGCCGGACCGCCCGGCCGGTGCTGCGCCCGCCCTGCCCCGCGCACCCGGCGGAGAGGCGGGACGTCGCGGACAAGCCCTAGGCTGGAGGCGCCGACGAGCGACGGAGGACGTTGCGATGGCCGAGGGCACCGACCGCGCGGACGGCGACGGCACCGACCCCGAGCGGGCCGTCCTGGAGGCCGCCGTGGCCCGGCTGCGCAGCGAGGTCGAGGGGCTGCGCACGGCGATGCGCAGCCGGGCGGTCATCGAGCAGGCCAAGGGACTGCTGGTGGAGCGGTTCGCCTGCACCCCCGACGAGGCCTTCGAGCAGCTCTCCGCCCGCTCCCAGGACGCCAACCGCAAGGTCGCCGAGATCGCCGCCGAGCTGCTGGCCGCCGCCACGCCCCGGCCGCGCCCGGGAAGCCCGGCCGGGCGCCGACCCCGGCGGCCGGCCGCGACCGCGCCGCTGCTCGGCCCCCAATCCCGCCCCGCGCTCCTTCCCCCGCCCCTGCCGCCGGCAGCCCCGCCGCCGCGCCGCCGGGCGGCTACGCGGCGCTCCGCCAGCTGGCCGCCGGTGTGCTGGCCCGGGCCTCGGGCCCCGACGACCTCGCCCGGCTGCTGGCCGGGTCCGCGCTCGCTCCCCTGGGCGCCACCGCCGTCGTGCTGGCGCTGCGCGAGCCGGACGGCGCGCTGCGACTGGTCGGCAGCCACGGCGCCGACGCCCGCCGGCTCAGCCAGTGGCGGCGCATCCCGCCGCTGCGGGTGCTGCCGCTCACCGAGGCCGTCCGGTCGGGCACGGCCGTCTGGGTGCACGACCGGGCCGAGTTCGCGGCCCGCTACCCCGACCTCGGCGGCGCGGACCTCGTCCCCGGGCAGTCCGTCTGCGCGCTGCCCCTGCGGGTGCGGGGGCGGGTGACGGGAGCGATGAAACTGGGCTGGCCCGAGCCGTACACCCCCGATCCGGCCGCCGAGGCGTTCCTGGCCGACCTGGCCGACCTCTGCGCCGACCGACTCGACCGGCTGGCGCGTGCCGCGGGCGCCTCCCGCCCTGCCGTCCAGCCGTGGTTCCGCGCCGTCGTGGACACCCTGCTCGACCCGGTGCTGGTCCTCGGCGCCGTCCACGACGCCGACGGCCGCACCGTCGACCTGGTGGTGGAGCACGCCAACACCGCC
The Kitasatospora paranensis genome window above contains:
- a CDS encoding AAA family ATPase; this encodes MPPTTEPATIPQPRQIVPAEERYAAELAFLAAHDDGPRPPGWALTPAAVVTFVCGSGGEALTLPPRRRKDGELPAKLVVAPKFVGERALVERCVVTLAGERGLLLVGEPGTAKSMLSELLAAAVSGTGELTVQGTAGTTEDAFRYGWNYALLLAQGPTPQALVASPVMTAMRTGRVARIEEITRCLPEVQDALVSILSDRRISVPELAGSADGTVAAAPGFTVIGTANLRDRGVSEMSAALKRRFNFETVQPIADAGAEMSLVRDRATAAVQRAGAAFGVDDAVLDVLVTVFRDLRTGRSAEGWDVERPGTVMSTAEAVHVASSLGLASAYFAGSDVLDLVPGHLLGAVHKDDPADHGRLLGYWDGPVRRRAEDGSAMWRRLWDLRENLR
- a CDS encoding DUF4132 domain-containing protein produces the protein MAWLAAGEGYEVALVEGRVTARSTTGRSAGRQLKSLPKAVREHPETDRLRRFTEWLDRHAASCSAQVDAWMVSSLPVPTGLLARVWPDEAWRAALRDLVVVGDDPDQAGFLRDVTPEGEVRLVDLDGETVRISPATVTLPHPVLLPDLEELREFASELGVVQGVDQIHRAVWHKPADLAEKATQVKDFAGGRYPSRFGLAARASALGYRVSGGYATCRVRDGGSTTEATVWIGEPYWDGDSETGGLGWQDADGRAVTLPDVPPVAWSEGMRMAAALYAGRTVEEGKDA
- a CDS encoding MFS transporter, yielding MLFAVSMTFIDQTIVSIAAPSIIRELGLSAAGMQWVVNAYLLSLAAFFALGGRIADILGHRRIMLFGTLVFVAASVLCGAAPSGSGAEAWLIVFRAVQGFGAALMFPAALAVVVEVFPVERRGRALALFFGVAGGLTAVGPILGGWLTSWTWRAIFWVNVPVAVIAVVLTLRARIRNTPRPEPVDRLGAVLVAVGMGLSVLGLQQASVWGWGSAATWLCIIGGLAVLVLFVLAELRSSDPLITMQVFKDRAFAVDNAVLFFAMMAFVPVFFFASVYAQVALGYTANQAGLYLLLFFAGFGPASQIGGRILDKRGARPAMLLGTLIGAVGFALWAMKITDLSLSAQWIYIVLSGVGIGLLLTPASTDAVNRAIGRSYGEVTGITQTVRNYSASVSLAVLGTVLLHTAANKITETLEHSGLPAGLARSTAEQITHSFSGSGGGGGQGGVSSAALDAIRADYAAANRPVLLGMAAALAVAFLCALFHPGTRVTSEAGPTAAPLPDDAVRPA